In the Pseudobacteroides sp. genome, TATCTGCAGGCACTCTGTACTCAGTAAAAACCAAGAGTGAAGGGCGGCCTTTTGATTTCAAATACACTTTTGCATTTATTCCTCAGCAAAAGCACGATCCTTTTTGGAAAGAGGTAAGGGTGGGTGTGGAAGAAGTGGCAAAGAAAGAAAACATTTCGCTGCAGGTAATGGAAAGTGATTGGACTGACGAGGAAGCGGAGCTGGATTTTTTTAATATAGCAATCCTGTCAAAGGTTGATGGAATAATTGCACACTCTTATGATAAGCCCCAATTTATTGATGTCATTAATAAAGCTGAGAACGAAGGTATCCCGGTAATTACAATTGATACAGATTGCCCGCTTAGCAATAGGAGTGCTTATGTCGGAATAGATTATAAGTATGCAGGGGAAAGAGCAGCGGAGGCTGTGACTCAAAGTATGAGTGCAAATGCTCATATCGCAATTCTGTCACCTGACACAGGAGATGGATCAAGAACAGACGGATTTTTGGAAAAGGTCACTTCCAGTCCGGGTATAGGCATAACTGCAAGTGTGAAGACGAGTTCAAATATCCTCGAGGCTAGGAGTGCTATAAGA is a window encoding:
- a CDS encoding sugar ABC transporter substrate-binding protein, which produces MAKRYIFLLIILVLSVISISAGTLYSVKTKSEGRPFDFKYTFAFIPQQKHDPFWKEVRVGVEEVAKKENISLQVMESDWTDEEAELDFFNIAILSKVDGIIAHSYDKPQFIDVINKAENEGIPVITIDTDCPLSNRSAYVGIDYKYAGERAAEAVTQSMSANAHIAILSPDTGDGSRTDGFLEKVTSSPGIGITASVKTSSNILEARSAIRKLLVKHPDINYVFCTNYNDTIGAAREIVDLNKSERIKIIGSDYVLKDSINYEMETYIKTGTILANVIQDPYSIGKNAMSKMINHKKGKLEKPEEEGFDFVYTEFSE